The stretch of DNA TTTCTTGAAACAGTTCATTACGCATAATCTTATAAAAGCAATTCACTCACTCCACCCATCACAGCCTTCTGCTTGCTGAGTCGTTGTTGGTTACTGTTCGACCTTCGTACCAATATGCAGGAATTTCTTCATCACAGTCTCCTGCTTACTAGGTTGTTGTTGGCTACCGAGCAGCTATTCATGGTCGATGTAGTAGACCTCAGTTTCACCGTAGTGACGTCGGTCGAAGACTTGCCATTCTGCAGGCATGGTAAGCGGGTCGGAACGCGTTGAGCGTTCGAAAACCAGCACTGTTTGTTCGTCTGCGGCCGGAGACGCGACCAAGTCGGCGATAAGTTGGTTGCATTCTTCGGTAGTGAGCGCATAAGGCGGATCGGCAAAAATCACATCGAAAGCGGGGCCATCGTAACCGGAGGCGATGCGCTCGGCGCGTTTGCGCATCACGCGGACCTTCATCCGGCTCGAATCCCAGGACCGATTGCGTTTGAGATTGCCCAGCTCCTTGTCGATCAACGTGGCGGCAGGCCCGGCCGATTCGACGGCGACGAGCTCATCGGCACCGCGAGAAAGGGCTTCGATGCCCAACGCTCCGGTTCCGGCGAACAAATCAAGTATGCGAGCGCCATCCAACATCCCCCAAGCCTCAAGCTTGGAAAAAATGGCCTCTTTCGTCCGGTCTGTGGTCGGCCGCGTACCGGGCTTGGCTTTCGCCAGCTCGAACCCTTTGAATCGTCCCGCAATCACACGCATATTCGCCATCGTAGCGTCTGGTCGAAACCGATAGTCCACCCAACGCCATCAGCATACCGCACAAACACAGCGGGCGTACGTAACGGATACAGGTAGTAGCAATGCCAACTGTCACTTTTACATACTTGCTGGAACAGCCTAAGTAAAAGGCACATTCAGCGTCTCTATTGGTGTCTTTTTACTTAGCTATCTCAAACGAGCAAGTAAAAGGTACAAGTAACGCCAAATGACGGGCACGCATTCACTCGGCTACAAATCCAAGGGATTCCATGAAGCTTTGCGTCTGTTCCTTGCGCTTGAACACGGCGGTGTTGCCGAGAATCCGCTCGCATACGCTACCCAGCTCATCGCGCACCGCCGCCTTGATGGCAGCCTTGTCGCGATTGCCACCGAGCGCAGCGCTAATTTCGTCCCATTGCGGCTTGAACGCGCTTTCCGAGGCAAGCAGGGAAGTACCTTGTGCCAACGCGTCCTCGATTTCGCCGAGCTGTCCAATCAGACGCCCCGGCAACACAAACAACCCTTGAGCCTCAATCAGACCAATTGGCTCCTGTTTAATCGCCCAGAACTCGGGATGAGCATGGAATATGCCCTCTGGATACTGCTCACTCACGCCGTTGTTGCGGAGGATGAGATTCATCTCGTAGCCGCGATTGGTGATGACAACACTCGGCGAAACCGCGGAACGCCGCCCATCGTCGCCCTCGGAGATGATATTCAAATCCGGATTGTTGTAACGAATCCAACCCAGACGAATCCGGTCGGCGATCTCCACAATGCTTTCGCGCGAACGCGAGACCACACGCACCGCGGTACCCGGCCAATCGAGAATCTCGATAACGGCATCGTCAAAGCCGTCAAGCTTCAGCCGCGCCCACGGCTTGGCCTTGTGCATCGGCATGAGTTCGCCGCCGCCCTGATAGTGGTCGTGCGCGAGCACCGAACCACCGATACGTGGCAAAGCCGCGTTGCACCCGAGGAAATAGCCAGGAAAAACGTCAACGAAATCCAGCAGGTTGACGAATGTATCACAATCAACATGCATCGGTGTGTGCTGCTTATTGACACAGATGCCATGCTGCTTGAAATAGCCATAAGGTGAGAACTGCCAGAAGAACTCCTGACCGCCGAGCGTGACGGGAATCGTGCGCAACGTGCGTTTATCACGGCCCGCAAATCCTTCGTTTTCGTGGCAAATCGTGCATTTCGGATAGCCACCCGCGACGCTGTTGCCGGAAGCCGCCTTTTTCATATTCTTGAATTCCGGTTTGGCCAAGTTGATGGTAATAATCAGACCGTGAGACTCGAAACGCGGGTTTTGCGCCAGTTTGGCGCGTTTGACGTAGGTATTGTCGCCGCAATAATCATAAAACCAGCGCATGGCCTCCATACCACCGTCACGACGCTGAATTGCAGCGAAACGGTCTTGCAAGGCGGAAGGACGCTGGGAAAGCAGCCCCATCACCGTGTCTTCAATTCCGGGGATATCGTCGGCCTCGCACAACCCAGCTGCCAACAAAGCGTCATCGAAAGGTTTGAGCACAGCGTCTGGATCAGCGGCAGCGCCTGTTTCTTTTGCTGTCCCATTTTTGCAATCGCTTTTGGCATCCGTCAATCCTCGAGAATCAGCAGCGGAACCATTGCCGAATTCGCCGGATACGGATGCCGACGCGACTGAGAGAGACGAGGACGAAGACGCGGACGCAGAGTCATCCGAAGATCCGTACGATGCAGGAGTAGGCGCGGAATCAGTGTCGGAAGCTGAATCCACACCATACGAATCAAGTGAGAAAATCGCAAGAATCGAGTTGCGCGCCCAGTCCAGATCTCGCGAATCCAAGCCAAGATGTGCCATCGCATAATCAGTCAAGTGATCCAAAGCGGCATAGACAGCGTCAAGCCCGCGAGAATCGCTTTTACCGGCGTTACGAATTTCGCTCACTGCCATATCTTCTGCAACTTTCACAGTGCATCAGCCTTCCCGAAGCTTGTCGTTTTCATATCTCTGACATATTCACAGCACAACTACTTACCGTCGGTGACCTTTCCGACGCATTCACAGCGCATCGCCTTTAGCGTTTTCTGCTGTCTCCGCACTCCCCGACTCCATCACGGCCTCAACAATCGCGTCCATTCGCCCCTCACTGGCCTCCATCTCCTGAACCAGCTTGATTTGCGTATGGCAACGCACCAGATTGTGCTCCGGATAGTCAGTGGCGAAATAGGTGTCGCCGGAAAGATAATCGGCCAGGAAACGCATTCCACATTCCAGCGTCATCATTTTCGCACCCAACGGCAGCAGCTGAGCCTCCCGCGCAGTGATGCTTTGGCGCAGCTCACCGACGAATCCCTCGGTATATGCGCGGAACAGTTCGGTGCTGAAATGCACCTTGTCGAGGTCGCACTCGTCCTCCAGGGCCGTAGAAGCGCCAAAACGTATGGAATCGCCGAAATCAAAGAGCATCGACCCCGGCATGATGGTGTCCAGATCGATAATCGCACGGGCCTTGTGCGTGGTCGCATCCATAAGAATATTGTTGAGTTTGGTGTCATTATGGGTCACGCGCAACGGCAACGAACCGTCTTTGAGCCCGTCCATAATGATCGGATAGACATCGGCGTGCGCATAATAAAAGTCTATTTCAGGCTTGCAGGAAGCTGCCCGACCAAGTTCGTCCTTTTGTACGGCGGCTTTGAAATCGGCGAAACGATGCGGGGTGTCGTGGAAATGGGCGATGGTCTCGGTCAGCTGCGAGGCATCGAATCGCGCGAGTTCATTCTGGAAATCACCAAAAGCCGCACCCGCGTCGCGGAAAACGGAAGCATTGGGCACCAGATTGTAGGAAATCGTATGCTCAATGAACGCGTAGACCCGCCAAGCTCCAGCGGAATCCTCAAGATATGTGGCTCCGTCATTGGAACGAATGATATCGAGCGTCTCTTTGCCTTGAGATTTGAGGAAACCGGTCACCAACTCTATATTGCGCATCAGGCTTTTCGTATCCGGGAAAACGTCGGTGTTCATCCGCTGAAGAATGTACCTGCGTTGGTCGGTGGTGATCAGATAGGTGTCGTTGATATGTCCATCACCGTAGGGGCTGATGCTTTGCACGGCTCCTTCCAATTGGAAGCGAGAAGCAATCAACGCTAGCTCGGTGTCAACCCTTGACATAGATACCTTCTTTCAAAGTCGCCTCATTACGCAAATGGTGTCCAATCAGCAGAAACCGAGAGCAAAACCACTAATTGTTAATATTAGATGCATAATTAAAAATACGCAATATTCGCGTTTTACAGCACTCATTGATAGTTCTATCTATATAAGTAAAGAGTGTATTCATCATCTTCTGCATGTTGAGATATATTGGTGCTATCAGCGACAGAAAGACGGAGTGACGATGCCCCAACAGCAATATGCAAATTCCCTGGTCTTGAAAACACCCGGAACAAGCGTCAAGGCAAGTCCATCGGATGTCCGCAGAAACAACCGTTCCTTGATTTTCGGGTTGCTCTTTCCTGATTCGCAGTATTCACGCGCCGAACTCGGGCGCAAAACCGGACTTTCCCGTGTTGCGGTTTCCGACGTGGTAAGCGATATGCTCGACGAAGGCCTCATCTATGAAAACGGCTATGAGACAAAAGCCAGAGGAAAAGGCAAACGCGGCACCCTACTTGGCGTCGACCCGACCAGACTTCGGGTTATTACCGTCGACCTCTCCCAAAACCACCTCATTGAGGGCGCAGTGACCGATTTGCTCGGCACTCCACTACAACGCAATGAACTCGCACTCAGCGCCACTGACCATGTCGATGAGCATACGATCTGCGAACTCATCAAGAAGCTGATGGTGGGCATGGAAAATGTCATCGGCATCAGCGTAGCTGCGACAGGCGTGGTGCAGGATGGCATCATTCGCCAGTCCACCGTATTTGGTTGGCATGATTTCGACTTGAAAACACCGATCGAAAATCGATTCGGCTTGCCGGTCATCGTCGCCAATGACGTGGTCTGTTCAATGCTCGCCGAACGCTTTTTCGGTTCTGCCGGCCCCAACATGCTCTTTGTCAAACTCGATCGAGGCATCGGCGCCGCAACACTGATTAACGACACGGCCATCATCGGCGAAAACCATGCAAGCGGGGAAATCGGGCATATCTCCATGGATCCCGATGGCCCGAAATGCCCATGTGGGAAACGAGGATGCCTGGAAATGCTTGTTTCGGCACCCCTACTGCGTCAACAGATGTACGGGGCTCCAGCCGAAAAGCAGGTAAAGATCCTGCAAGAAGCCGGTCAGCGCGTGGCTTCGGCGCTGGCCATGCCCATAGGCCTGCTGGATATGGATGATATCTGCATCTACGGGCCTGCCGACATCATCAACACGGCATTTTTATCTTCCGCACAGGATCAGCTTGACCGTACCACCACCTCGATGTTCCGTAAGCACGCCACCATCCGACGCTGCGAATGCGGGCCGAACGCCACCATGCGCGGCGCAGCCATCACGATGGTGCGAGACTTCGTCGACAGGTAAAACGACACTCGAAACTTGCATGAGAAAGCCGGCCGACCCACGGAGTAGAGGCCGTCCGGCTTTCTACAGATTATTTATCGGTTCAATCGGTATCTGCAGGATTCATAGCCGATCCGCAAACTTTACAACCGAACCGGCAGATTCACAGCCGATTCCACACGATGCCGTTCGGCTCGATATCGAAATGCACCGGGTTGCTTTGAGGCACACGGACATCCGTGGACTGCGGTTCGTCGGTATTGTTGACAACACAATACCAGCCGGTTTCTGGGAATCTGGCGACCTCGCATTGCGGATTGGACGAGCTGTAAGCCTCATATTCCGCTTCTTTATGGCTTCCCCAGAACAACGCACGCTCCAAAAGACGGGCGTTCGCGGCCGAATAAGGAAGCCCGGAAATATAGACGCCACGTCCCTTGCCATAGTCGTTGGCTGCGAGCTGGACTTGGCCGCCCTCGGCCTTGAGCAAGGTCACCTGTTCGTTGACGGGATAGGTATTGACGATCGGTTCACCGAAATCGACAGTTTCGCCGGCCGGCACGTCTGCGGTGATGAAGTGGCGAGCCGCCACCTCCGGGAAGTATTTGTCGACCGAGAGGGTCTGGAAGCGTTCTTCGTCGATGCCAAGCACGTCGGCCAACTGGAAGAATCGGCCTTGCCACCAAAGGCTTGAAGGCTCCCCCACCCCGACAAAGGCGCCGCCTTCTCGCACCCAGGAACGCATGGTTTCGATGAGACGGTCATCCTTCCATACGTCTCCTCCGGTGAAGGAGGTATTGACCGAGCCGGCATTGATGATCACGTCGATGTCCGGGTCGATGCCGCAGGCCAGCACGTCATTGAAACTGATGAAGCGCACATTGACCCGCATGCCGGAAAGCGCCTCAAGGATG from Bifidobacterium sp. ESL0728 encodes:
- a CDS encoding aminoglycoside phosphotransferase family protein; translation: MSRVDTELALIASRFQLEGAVQSISPYGDGHINDTYLITTDQRRYILQRMNTDVFPDTKSLMRNIELVTGFLKSQGKETLDIIRSNDGATYLEDSAGAWRVYAFIEHTISYNLVPNASVFRDAGAAFGDFQNELARFDASQLTETIAHFHDTPHRFADFKAAVQKDELGRAASCKPEIDFYYAHADVYPIIMDGLKDGSLPLRVTHNDTKLNNILMDATTHKARAIIDLDTIMPGSMLFDFGDSIRFGASTALEDECDLDKVHFSTELFRAYTEGFVGELRQSITAREAQLLPLGAKMMTLECGMRFLADYLSGDTYFATDYPEHNLVRCHTQIKLVQEMEASEGRMDAIVEAVMESGSAETAENAKGDAL
- the rsmD gene encoding 16S rRNA (guanine(966)-N(2))-methyltransferase RsmD — encoded protein: MRVIAGRFKGFELAKAKPGTRPTTDRTKEAIFSKLEAWGMLDGARILDLFAGTGALGIEALSRGADELVAVESAGPAATLIDKELGNLKRNRSWDSSRMKVRVMRKRAERIASGYDGPAFDVIFADPPYALTTEECNQLIADLVASPAADEQTVLVFERSTRSDPLTMPAEWQVFDRRHYGETEVYYIDHE
- a CDS encoding ROK family transcriptional regulator, translated to MPQQQYANSLVLKTPGTSVKASPSDVRRNNRSLIFGLLFPDSQYSRAELGRKTGLSRVAVSDVVSDMLDEGLIYENGYETKARGKGKRGTLLGVDPTRLRVITVDLSQNHLIEGAVTDLLGTPLQRNELALSATDHVDEHTICELIKKLMVGMENVIGISVAATGVVQDGIIRQSTVFGWHDFDLKTPIENRFGLPVIVANDVVCSMLAERFFGSAGPNMLFVKLDRGIGAATLINDTAIIGENHASGEIGHISMDPDGPKCPCGKRGCLEMLVSAPLLRQQMYGAPAEKQVKILQEAGQRVASALAMPIGLLDMDDICIYGPADIINTAFLSSAQDQLDRTTTSMFRKHATIRRCECGPNATMRGAAITMVRDFVDR
- a CDS encoding galactose-1-phosphate uridylyltransferase, coding for MAHLGLDSRDLDWARNSILAIFSLDSYGVDSASDTDSAPTPASYGSSDDSASASSSSSLSVASASVSGEFGNGSAADSRGLTDAKSDCKNGTAKETGAAADPDAVLKPFDDALLAAGLCEADDIPGIEDTVMGLLSQRPSALQDRFAAIQRRDGGMEAMRWFYDYCGDNTYVKRAKLAQNPRFESHGLIITINLAKPEFKNMKKAASGNSVAGGYPKCTICHENEGFAGRDKRTLRTIPVTLGGQEFFWQFSPYGYFKQHGICVNKQHTPMHVDCDTFVNLLDFVDVFPGYFLGCNAALPRIGGSVLAHDHYQGGGELMPMHKAKPWARLKLDGFDDAVIEILDWPGTAVRVVSRSRESIVEIADRIRLGWIRYNNPDLNIISEGDDGRRSAVSPSVVITNRGYEMNLILRNNGVSEQYPEGIFHAHPEFWAIKQEPIGLIEAQGLFVLPGRLIGQLGEIEDALAQGTSLLASESAFKPQWDEISAALGGNRDKAAIKAAVRDELGSVCERILGNTAVFKRKEQTQSFMESLGFVAE